The following nucleotide sequence is from Streptomyces leeuwenhoekii.
GGCCCGGGCAGTGGACCGGTGACCACCGGTGAGGTGTTCGTCCTGGTCAGGAGGGGCGGGCGGCCCGTCGGTACGCTGCTGGTCCGGGTGCCGGAGGGCGCCGATCCCGAGCAGGTGCTCACCGCGCTCGCGCGGGCCGCGGAACGCCGGGCAGGCGGGAGCCGGGCCGGGGCGCCCGGCGGCACGACGGGCGGAAGCGGGTCCGAGCGGCCCGGCGATACGAGGGGCGGGACCAGGCCCGAGCGCCCCGGCGACACGACGGACGGAACCGGACCCGAGCGCCCCGGCGACACGACGGACGGAACCGGACCCGAGCGCCCCGGTGGCAGGGCGGGCCGGAGCGGGCACGTGCCGCCCGGGCCGCCCCGTACCGCCGTCGTCGTCGCCACCCGGGAGCGTGCCGGGCAGCTCGCCCGCGCCCTGGACTCGCTCCTTGCGCAGGACCACCCGCGCTTCGAGATCGTCGTCGTCGACAACGCGCCCGCGACCGAGGAGACCCGGGAGCTGATCGAACGGAAGTACGGCGAGCGGGTGCGGTACGTGCGCGAACCCGTCCCCGGCCTCGCGGTCGCGCACAACCGGGGGCTAGCGGCCGTCCGGTCGGAAGTGGTCGCCTTCACCGACGACGACGTGGTCGCCGATCCGCGCTGGCTCACCGAGCTGACCACGCCCTTCGCCGCCGACCCGGGCCTGGGCTGCGCCACCGGGCTGATCCTGCCCGCGCGGCTGCGCACCCCGGCCCAGGTGCTCCTCGAGAGCCACGGCGGCTTCGCCAAGGGCTTCGCGCCGCGCACGTACGACCCGGAGCGGCCGCCTGCCGGGGAACCGCTGTTCCCGTTCGCCGCGGGCCGGTTCGGCTCGGGCGCCAACATGGCCTTCCGTACGGAGGTCCTGCGCCGTGTCGGCGGCTTCGACCCGGCCACCGGGGCGGGCACCCCGGCCCGGGGCGGCGACGACCTGTACGGCTTCGTCCGCGTCCTCGCCCAGGGGCACCGGCTGCACTACACCCCGCGGGCGCTGGTGTGGCACCACCACCGCGAGACGTGGCGGGACCTGGAGACGCAGGCGTACGGCTACGGCGCCGGCCTGACCGCCTATCTCACGGCGATCCTGGTCAACCGCCCCGCGCTGCTGCCGGCCTTCCTCGCCCGGCTGCCCCGCGGCCTGGCCCGGGCCCGCACGCTGAGCGCCGCCCGCCGGGCGGACGGCGCGGCCGGTGCGCCGGGCGGGCACGACGCGCGCACCCACCCGTGGCCGCACCGCCTCTCCCGCCTCCAGCGCCGGGGGATGCTGTACGGCCCCGTCGGCTACCTGCGGGCGCGGCACGCCCTGCGCACGCTCACCCGGGAGGCGAGATGACCCCGCGGACGCACGGCGACGGCGGAGCTCCGGCGGGCCACGGCCACCGGGACCGGGCCGCCGTCCCCGTCTTCCTCTACCACGCCGTGATGGACGACCCGCCGTCCTGGATCGCCGAGTTCACCGTCCGCCCCAAGGATTTCGCCGACCACCTGGACGCGATCGCCGGCAGCGGGCGCACGCCCGTCACCATCGGCGCGATCGCCGACCACCTCGCCGGGCGGGCGCCCCTGCCGCCCCGCCCCGTGGTGCTGACCTTCGACGACGGCTTCGCCGACCTGCCCGGACCCACCGCCGAGGCGCTGGCCCGGCGCGGGCTGCCGGCCACCGCCTATCTCACCACCGGCGCCCTCGTCCCGGGCGGGCGCAGCCTGCTGCCGCCCGCGCCGATGATGACCCTCGCCCGGGTGGCGGAGCTGGCACGTCACGGCATGGAGATCGGCAGCCACACGGTCACCCACGCCCAGCTCGACACGCTGTCCCCGAAGGCACTGGCGTACGAACTGCGCGTCAGCAAGGCCGTACTGGAGGACGCGCTCGGCCGTCCGGTCCGGCATCTGGCCTATCCGCACGGCTACAACAGCCCGCGGGTGCGGGACATGTCGGCGCGCGCCGGTTACGAGACGGCCACCGCCGTACGGCACGCGCTGAGTTCGGACCGCGACGAGCGCTACCGCATCGCCCGCCTCATCGTGCGCCGCGGCCACACCGTCGCCGACGTCGAGGACTGGCTGGCGGGCCGGGGCGCCCGGGTCGCGCCGTACCGCGACGGTCCGAAGACGGTCGGCTGGCGCTGGTACCGCCGGGCCCGCGCCCTGCTGCGCGGTCCCGTCTTCGCCGGCTGACCGCGGCGGGCCCGGCAGGCCCGCCAGGCGCGGCAGGCGCGGCGACGGCCGACGGGACCACCACCGCGCCGACCCGTCCGACGGCTTCGGTGGGAGAAGCATGCACAGCGCGACGTGTTCCTGTACTTGGCATCGGGGAGGGGAGCCTCAGCGTGCAGCCACAGGTGCCGGTGCCGAGCGCCGGGGGCAGCGCCCCGCCCGCCCCTGACCTCGCCGCCGTCCCGGGCGGCCCGAAGGGGACCGAGGGCGGTGACGGCGGACGCCGGTGGCCGCCGCGGCGACCGCCCGGCGTCTGCCTGCCGCTCCTGCTGACCGCGGCCGGACTGTGGCTGTACGCGCTGCCCCGCATCGGCTTCCGGGAGATGGGCGACCACGGCCTGCTGGACCGGCTCCCCGCCGCCTACCACCTCTGTCTGCTGGTCCTCACCGCCGGCTTCGTCCTCGGTCTGCGGCGCGCGGGCACCGCGCCCTGGTGGCCGGCCGCGTACTGCGCCGCGCTGCTGTTCGCGCTGAAGGCGCCCCCGGCGGTGCTGTACGACGCGGTGCGCTACCCGTGGGCCTCCAAGCACGACGCCGTCGTCGAGACCCTGCTCTCGGGCGGTGGACTGCGCCCGGGCGCCGCGCTGTCGGGCAACATGTCCGCCTACGACCAGTGGCCGGGCTTCTTCACCCTCAACGCCGGCCTGGTGCGCGCCTTCGGCGTGGAGGCCGCCGCCGTCTACGCCAACTGGGCCCCGATCGTGCTCGGCCTGCTCACCCTGCCGGTGCTCGTCCTGATCTACCGCACCTTCTGCCAGGACTGGCGGCTGGTGTGGACCGCCGTGTGGATCTTCCAGCTCGCCAACTGGGTGGGCCAGGACTACTTCGCCCCGCAGGGACTGGCGTATCTGCTGCACCTGACGGTCATCGCGGTGGTGCTCCGGCACTTCGTGCGCCCCGGTTCCGCCGGGCGGCTGCGCGACCGGGGCTTCCTCGACCCGGCGGCGGCCGCCGTGCCGCCGCCCACGGGGACCGGGCAGCGGGCGCTGTGCGTGGTGGTCCTCGCCCCGCTGATCGCCGCCGTCAACGCCACCCACCAGCTCACCCCGGTGATGCTCTGCGTCTGCCTGCTCGCGCTCGGCCTCACCCGGCGCTACCGCAACACCGGGCTGCTGGCCGTCGCCGTGCTGCTGATGCTCACCTGGAATCTGACCCTGGGCCGGCCGCTGTTCACCGAGACCCTTCGGACGCTCAAGGAGTCGATCGGCGAACTGACCCGGAACTCCCGCGCGGGCTACGCGGGGCGGCTCACCGGCCCCGGCCCCGAACTCGCGGGCACCGCCGGCGTGCTGATGGTGCTCGCGATCGCCGCCCTCGCCGGGGCCGCCGTCGTACTGCGGCGGAGGCTGACCCGCAGCGCGCTGCCGCTGCTGCTGGTCTCCGTCGCCCCGGTGCCGCTGTTCGCCGTCAACGACTACGGCGGCGAGATGC
It contains:
- a CDS encoding glycosyltransferase codes for the protein MSEGGRRGARTARVRREIALVQGIEPLQVAELELGPDGGQGSTAGGAQAVLRPGPGSGPVTTGEVFVLVRRGGRPVGTLLVRVPEGADPEQVLTALARAAERRAGGSRAGAPGGTTGGSGSERPGDTRGGTRPERPGDTTDGTGPERPGDTTDGTGPERPGGRAGRSGHVPPGPPRTAVVVATRERAGQLARALDSLLAQDHPRFEIVVVDNAPATEETRELIERKYGERVRYVREPVPGLAVAHNRGLAAVRSEVVAFTDDDVVADPRWLTELTTPFAADPGLGCATGLILPARLRTPAQVLLESHGGFAKGFAPRTYDPERPPAGEPLFPFAAGRFGSGANMAFRTEVLRRVGGFDPATGAGTPARGGDDLYGFVRVLAQGHRLHYTPRALVWHHHRETWRDLETQAYGYGAGLTAYLTAILVNRPALLPAFLARLPRGLARARTLSAARRADGAAGAPGGHDARTHPWPHRLSRLQRRGMLYGPVGYLRARHALRTLTREAR
- a CDS encoding polysaccharide deacetylase family protein → MDDPPSWIAEFTVRPKDFADHLDAIAGSGRTPVTIGAIADHLAGRAPLPPRPVVLTFDDGFADLPGPTAEALARRGLPATAYLTTGALVPGGRSLLPPAPMMTLARVAELARHGMEIGSHTVTHAQLDTLSPKALAYELRVSKAVLEDALGRPVRHLAYPHGYNSPRVRDMSARAGYETATAVRHALSSDRDERYRIARLIVRRGHTVADVEDWLAGRGARVAPYRDGPKTVGWRWYRRARALLRGPVFAG